The following are encoded together in the Alteromonas gilva genome:
- a CDS encoding TonB-dependent receptor — translation MAKIRAHNKNRFSHTFNKSLIALTIMSAMHGAMAQETPAQDTNEADEDEEVVEQIEVRGVRGNLLNAQNLKRFSDTVVDSITAEDIGSLPDRSVLEAIQRLPGVSIERFAGPDDPDHFSVEGSGAIIRGMTQTRSEFNGRDSFTANSGRGLSFQDVSPELMGGVDIYKNQTADMIEGGIGGTISLRTRKPFDSEERVLAFSADYSYGDLAEKGSPTLSGLFSDRWELDGNGEIGLLLNYANSQLYGRSHGIQSDAYVQFYARDLAGAERFVGEDGNGTVWMPNASNALNKFDDRSREGFASALQWENEDETILATMQYIRSDASLSWHEQAIKYQGGYYNLDGRRTRALEGTEFEFNDEGLFESGTMTQGVDGWRAADGNADRVVRSWEAGGRPQFGYPFQFDSRVKQTETLVEDLSFNLEWMATESLELSADVQYIWAETQDDDVTVHTGAFAGQQYDLAGETPTMTLIEPWFGYRDANPDVYAGGNYPGFTGDPAGDSNFFQDPTSYWLRSAMEHYERSEGDSIAARLDGTYHLESDGIFTSVQSGIRYAKREQTVRSTGWNWGSLAPEFTGAAPAGWLDTLPAEQQDNFELVDWSDFHGGGVVNIPGNQTYHATEAYVREIMGGAMPYMSAGGDWERYSQRTDENGNPIVDDKYGLFTPGEINVTTETNKAVYVRLNFEGTGDLRWSGNVGLRYVELDREALGSVNFPDLVPDFLPPEELQGQPLTDTIVRGWINDQVEAGNYADIAAALEDENNQWISDGLNYISSESRAFGNDAEEALAAETDFDMFLPSFNLKVEVMDDLIARFAFSKAVALPDMGDIRNRAELGNEQVQLVRPIANPDPNVEPEPGSNLIQTAFVPGWTGSGGNPYLKPMESTQYDIALEWYFADVGQLSMTYFHKDLKNYFIQGAAVQTFTNPTTGRTQNALISSTTNGGEGTMDGLEFMYQQFYDTLPYPFNGLGLQATYTYIDAKGVPNNEIDAEDESWIGDDFTDTGVRVNLENVPLQGQSKHTANLVAMYELEGWSARIAYNWRSRYLLTTRDVISKAPLFYDDIGQVDASIFYNATDNITVGLQGTNLTQAQSETIMVLNNEGQEAGRSWFKADRRIALVVRGNF, via the coding sequence ATGGCTAAGATTCGGGCACACAACAAAAACCGATTTTCGCACACATTTAACAAATCATTGATAGCACTGACTATTATGTCAGCGATGCATGGTGCCATGGCGCAAGAAACCCCAGCACAGGACACTAATGAAGCCGACGAAGACGAAGAAGTCGTAGAGCAAATTGAGGTAAGGGGCGTACGTGGTAACCTGCTCAACGCTCAGAACCTCAAACGTTTCTCAGATACCGTTGTCGACTCCATTACAGCTGAAGACATTGGCTCACTGCCCGATCGAAGCGTGTTAGAAGCCATTCAGCGTTTACCCGGTGTATCTATTGAACGTTTTGCCGGCCCTGATGACCCTGACCATTTCAGTGTGGAAGGCAGCGGCGCCATTATTCGTGGTATGACCCAGACACGTAGTGAGTTTAACGGCCGTGACTCCTTTACCGCAAACAGTGGCCGTGGTCTGTCATTCCAGGACGTATCGCCAGAATTAATGGGCGGTGTCGACATTTATAAAAACCAAACTGCCGATATGATTGAAGGTGGTATTGGCGGTACGATCAGCCTGCGAACCCGTAAGCCATTTGACTCCGAAGAACGCGTACTGGCATTCAGTGCTGACTATTCGTATGGCGATCTGGCCGAAAAAGGCAGTCCCACATTATCAGGTTTATTCAGTGACCGTTGGGAGCTCGATGGAAACGGCGAGATTGGCCTGTTACTTAACTACGCCAACTCACAGCTGTACGGACGCTCACACGGTATTCAGTCTGATGCCTATGTGCAGTTTTATGCCCGTGATTTAGCCGGTGCCGAGCGCTTTGTAGGCGAAGATGGTAACGGTACGGTGTGGATGCCAAATGCATCAAACGCACTGAACAAGTTTGATGACCGTTCTCGTGAAGGTTTTGCCAGTGCCCTGCAGTGGGAAAATGAAGACGAAACCATTCTTGCCACCATGCAGTACATTCGCTCAGATGCGAGCCTGTCGTGGCATGAGCAAGCGATTAAATATCAGGGCGGTTACTACAACCTTGATGGCCGCCGCACCCGTGCGTTGGAAGGCACAGAATTTGAATTTAACGACGAAGGTTTGTTCGAATCCGGCACCATGACTCAGGGCGTTGATGGCTGGCGTGCCGCCGATGGTAACGCTGATCGGGTTGTACGTTCTTGGGAAGCGGGTGGTCGCCCGCAGTTTGGTTATCCTTTCCAGTTTGATTCGCGCGTTAAGCAAACTGAAACCTTGGTTGAAGATTTATCGTTTAACCTGGAATGGATGGCAACCGAAAGTCTGGAATTATCTGCAGACGTTCAGTATATCTGGGCCGAAACTCAGGATGACGATGTGACGGTTCACACCGGCGCCTTTGCTGGTCAGCAGTACGATCTGGCCGGTGAAACGCCAACAATGACTTTAATTGAGCCATGGTTTGGCTATCGTGATGCCAACCCGGATGTGTATGCCGGAGGCAATTATCCGGGCTTCACCGGCGACCCAGCGGGTGATTCTAATTTCTTCCAGGACCCAACGTCTTACTGGCTGCGTAGCGCCATGGAACACTATGAGCGCTCAGAGGGTGATTCAATCGCCGCCCGTTTAGACGGTACGTACCACCTCGAGTCTGATGGTATTTTTACGTCAGTACAAAGTGGTATTCGCTATGCTAAGCGTGAGCAAACCGTGCGCTCTACCGGTTGGAACTGGGGTTCATTGGCACCAGAATTCACCGGCGCTGCTCCTGCTGGCTGGTTAGATACGTTACCAGCTGAACAACAAGACAATTTTGAACTGGTTGATTGGTCTGACTTCCACGGCGGTGGTGTGGTGAATATTCCGGGCAATCAAACCTATCACGCCACCGAAGCCTACGTGCGCGAGATTATGGGCGGTGCGATGCCTTATATGTCGGCCGGTGGTGATTGGGAGCGTTATTCACAAAGGACGGATGAAAACGGCAACCCCATAGTAGATGATAAATACGGTCTGTTTACACCGGGTGAAATCAATGTCACCACCGAAACCAACAAAGCCGTTTATGTTCGGTTAAACTTTGAAGGTACCGGCGACTTACGCTGGAGTGGTAACGTGGGTCTGCGTTATGTTGAGCTTGACCGTGAGGCACTGGGATCGGTTAACTTCCCTGACCTGGTACCAGACTTCCTGCCTCCCGAAGAGCTACAGGGTCAGCCGCTGACCGATACCATTGTACGTGGTTGGATTAACGACCAGGTAGAAGCGGGTAACTATGCCGATATCGCAGCCGCGCTCGAAGACGAGAACAATCAGTGGATCAGCGATGGTCTTAACTACATCTCCAGTGAGAGTCGCGCTTTCGGTAATGACGCAGAAGAAGCCCTTGCTGCCGAAACTGACTTTGATATGTTCCTGCCAAGCTTTAACTTAAAAGTAGAGGTAATGGACGATCTGATTGCTCGCTTCGCGTTTTCAAAAGCGGTAGCGCTGCCTGATATGGGCGACATCCGTAACCGCGCTGAACTCGGCAACGAGCAGGTACAGCTTGTACGTCCTATTGCAAACCCGGATCCCAATGTTGAGCCAGAACCAGGTTCAAATCTTATTCAGACTGCCTTTGTGCCAGGGTGGACCGGTTCAGGCGGCAACCCTTATCTGAAGCCAATGGAATCAACCCAGTACGATATCGCCCTGGAATGGTATTTTGCCGATGTGGGACAGTTAAGTATGACTTACTTCCACAAAGATCTTAAAAACTACTTTATACAGGGCGCTGCGGTTCAGACGTTTACCAACCCAACTACCGGGCGAACGCAAAACGCCTTGATCAGCTCCACTACTAACGGCGGTGAAGGCACCATGGATGGCCTGGAGTTTATGTATCAGCAGTTTTACGATACATTACCCTATCCATTTAATGGCCTGGGACTGCAGGCGACATACACCTATATTGACGCCAAAGGTGTACCTAACAACGAAATCGATGCCGAAGATGAAAGCTGGATTGGTGATGATTTTACCGACACCGGCGTACGGGTAAATCTGGAAAACGTGCCGCTGCAGGGGCAGTCCAAGCATACAGCCAACCTGGTTGCGATGTATGAACTGGAAGGCTGGAGCGCGCGTATCGCATATAACTGGCGCTCACGTTACCTGTTAACCACGCGTGACGTTATCTCTAAAGCACCACTGTTTTATGATGATATCGGTCAGGTTGATGCGTCCATATTCTATAACGCAACTGACAACATCACGGTTGGATTACAGGGAACAAACCTGACCCAGGCGCAGTCGGAAACCATTATGGTGTTAAACAACGAAGGTCAGGAAGCTGGACGTTCGTGGTTTAAAGCTGACCGCCGGATTGCCCTTGTGGTTCGTGGTAACTTCTAA
- the xylA gene encoding xylose isomerase, whose protein sequence is MADYFQDISPIQYEGAESTNPLAFKHYNPKEVVLGKTMEEHLRFASCYWHNFCWDGADVFGGSTFDRPWLKPGDAMERAKQKADVAFEFFRKLGAPFYCFHDIDVAPEGDTINDYIRNFGEMTDILGAKQEETGMKLLWGTANVFSHPRYMSGASTNPDPEIFARAATQVFHAMNATKKLGGANYVLWGGREGYETLLNTDLKRERAQLGRFMNMVVEHKYKIGFDGLLLIEPKPQEPTKHQYDYDTATVYGFLKEYGLEKEFAVNIEANHATLSGHSFHHEIATAFALDVFGSIDANRGDAQLGWDTDQFPNSVEEMTLICYEILKNGGYTSGGFNFDTKLRRQSIDAADLFHGHIGGMDTCALGLKKAAAMIENDFIADAKAKRYAGWNKELGEKILSGGYSLESLASFATEKQLDPKQASGSQELLENQVNQVIFR, encoded by the coding sequence ATGGCGGACTATTTTCAGGACATCAGCCCAATTCAATATGAAGGCGCTGAGTCGACGAACCCACTAGCATTTAAACACTATAACCCCAAAGAAGTGGTGTTAGGAAAAACCATGGAAGAGCACCTGCGCTTTGCTTCATGTTACTGGCATAACTTCTGCTGGGATGGTGCGGACGTATTTGGCGGCAGCACTTTCGACCGCCCCTGGCTGAAGCCAGGCGATGCGATGGAGCGCGCCAAGCAAAAAGCAGATGTTGCCTTTGAATTTTTCCGCAAACTGGGCGCCCCTTTTTACTGCTTTCATGATATTGATGTAGCGCCTGAAGGCGACACCATTAATGATTACATTCGTAACTTTGGCGAAATGACCGACATTCTTGGTGCAAAACAAGAAGAAACCGGCATGAAATTGCTATGGGGCACGGCTAACGTGTTTAGCCACCCGCGCTATATGTCTGGCGCTTCTACGAACCCGGATCCAGAGATTTTTGCCCGCGCTGCGACGCAGGTTTTTCATGCGATGAATGCAACCAAAAAGCTTGGTGGCGCAAACTATGTACTATGGGGCGGGCGCGAAGGGTATGAAACCTTGCTGAACACCGACCTTAAGCGTGAGCGCGCTCAGTTAGGCCGCTTCATGAACATGGTTGTTGAGCACAAGTACAAAATTGGCTTTGATGGGCTGCTGTTAATTGAGCCAAAGCCACAAGAGCCAACCAAACATCAGTATGATTATGATACTGCGACTGTTTACGGGTTTCTAAAAGAATACGGTCTGGAAAAGGAGTTTGCAGTAAACATCGAAGCAAACCACGCCACACTTTCAGGTCATTCGTTCCATCACGAAATTGCCACGGCGTTTGCGTTGGACGTGTTTGGTTCAATTGACGCTAACCGCGGTGACGCGCAGTTAGGCTGGGATACAGATCAGTTCCCTAACAGCGTAGAAGAAATGACATTAATTTGTTATGAAATTTTGAAAAACGGCGGTTATACCTCCGGTGGCTTTAATTTTGACACCAAGTTACGTCGTCAGAGTATTGATGCAGCAGATTTATTCCATGGCCACATTGGCGGTATGGACACCTGTGCATTAGGCCTGAAAAAAGCCGCAGCGATGATCGAAAACGACTTCATTGCTGACGCTAAAGCCAAGCGCTATGCAGGTTGGAACAAGGAACTTGGCGAAAAGATTCTGAGCGGTGGTTACTCGCTGGAGTCGCTGGCAAGCTTTGCTACCGAGAAACAGCTTGATCCGAAGCAAGCTTCCGGCAGCCAGGAGTTGTTAGAAAACCAAGTAAACCAAGTCATTTTTCGTTAA
- a CDS encoding XylR family transcriptional regulator yields the protein MFENKHSITLLFNANKIYDRRIIAGVGEYLQTSKVDWDLYLEEDFMARLDHLDEWSGDGIIADYDNPEIQAALHKAKVPVVGIGGSYENTEEYPDVPYVATDNYALVQAAFEHLRQKGIQRFAFYGAPVDEHHRWAQQRENAVLEITREQGYDCHVYRGHPVRPETWQYTTKRLADWLRSLPTPIGIIAVTDSRARHLLQVCDHIGMLIPDRMSVIGIDDDELARYLSRVSLSSVRQGCFEMGVQAAKTLHRMLKGHNQPRKPVLIPPECVAERQSTDFKAISDPHVMQAMHYIRQNACRGIKVDQVLDYVGVSRSNLEHRFKEERGHSIHTEIHNEKLGRACKMLENSDEATAHIAKICGYPSLQYMYAVFKKHFDQTPKEYRDAKRDKDEPGFSLKVS from the coding sequence ATGTTTGAAAATAAACACAGTATTACACTTTTATTCAATGCCAATAAAATTTATGACAGACGCATTATTGCCGGTGTAGGTGAATACCTGCAAACATCCAAAGTTGACTGGGATTTATACCTCGAAGAAGATTTCATGGCACGCTTGGATCACCTCGATGAATGGAGCGGTGACGGAATTATTGCCGACTATGATAATCCGGAAATTCAGGCCGCGCTGCACAAAGCGAAAGTACCGGTAGTGGGGATTGGTGGCTCATATGAAAACACCGAGGAGTACCCGGATGTCCCTTATGTTGCCACTGATAATTATGCCCTGGTGCAGGCAGCCTTTGAGCACCTGCGTCAAAAAGGTATCCAGCGTTTTGCGTTTTATGGTGCGCCGGTGGATGAACATCATCGCTGGGCTCAGCAGCGCGAGAACGCGGTACTGGAGATAACCCGCGAACAAGGCTATGACTGTCATGTTTATCGTGGTCATCCGGTACGTCCTGAAACCTGGCAATATACCACTAAGCGTTTGGCGGACTGGTTACGCAGTTTGCCGACCCCAATCGGCATTATTGCTGTAACAGACTCGCGGGCCCGGCATTTATTACAGGTATGCGATCACATCGGTATGTTAATTCCAGACCGGATGTCGGTTATCGGTATCGATGATGATGAGCTGGCCCGCTACCTGAGCCGGGTGAGTTTAAGCTCGGTACGTCAGGGCTGTTTTGAAATGGGCGTTCAGGCGGCAAAAACATTGCATAGAATGTTAAAGGGGCATAATCAACCCCGTAAGCCGGTGCTGATTCCGCCCGAGTGTGTTGCAGAACGTCAGTCTACTGACTTTAAAGCTATCAGCGATCCACACGTGATGCAGGCGATGCATTACATTCGTCAAAATGCATGTCGTGGCATAAAAGTCGATCAGGTGCTCGATTATGTGGGGGTATCACGTTCAAATCTGGAGCATCGCTTCAAAGAAGAGCGCGGACACAGTATCCATACCGAAATACACAACGAAAAATTGGGGCGGGCATGTAAGATGCTCGAAAACAGCGATGAAGCTACCGCCCATATAGCCAAAATTTGCGGCTATCCTTCGTTACAGTATATGTATGCGGTATTCAAAAAGCACTTTGACCAAACGCCTAAGGAGTATCGTGATGCTAAACGAGATAAAGACGAGCCCGGCTTTTCACTCAAAGTATCCTGA
- a CDS encoding glycoside hydrolase family 9 protein — MSNNISTSYRKLLVAIPLALGLVACGGGGDAAPAIPPVTESPVETKTIAFYKNQVGYVPAQKKLIIVRTDSPLAFTVSNMNNGETVLSGVTSQPAYWSLADETLSVADVSGITAEGQYRLNVADSDDYTAFKVSAERAEALHDASIKAYYFNRASAALDPAFAGKWQRAAGHPDTHIINLNNPDQPLSSPRGWYDAGDYNKYIVNSGISTYTLMRAYLDFADFYDGRTWNIPESTNAQPDLLDEVSWNLAWMLTMQDADGGVFHKLTTLNFAPDVMPAQATAQRYVVDKGTAATLNFAGVMATAARVYPDMTNTYLSAAEEAWQWATSHPDLPFANPENVVTGEYGDNEFNDEFAWAATELYLTTGNQAYLTAMDNYLGYPSTPGWSNTMGLAYLSLLSSEGQSTLGQPRYNELKARFLDYATQLAERAQVSPLKVAMNGNDFVWGSNGVAMNHAMMLAKAYELSNDSSYLEAMTGLVDYVLGKNPTGYSFVTGHGEQTPMFIHHRQSHADDIAEPVPGFLAGGPQNGHQDNCNYSSSLPATSYLDDWCSYSTNEVTINWNAPLVYSVAALLNYSE; from the coding sequence ATGTCCAACAATATCAGTACATCATATCGCAAACTCTTGGTTGCTATACCCCTGGCTCTGGGCCTCGTGGCATGTGGCGGTGGTGGCGACGCTGCGCCGGCTATACCACCGGTTACCGAATCACCGGTGGAAACCAAAACCATTGCATTTTATAAAAATCAGGTGGGCTATGTGCCTGCACAGAAAAAGTTAATCATCGTGCGTACCGATTCACCACTGGCGTTTACGGTGAGCAATATGAACAATGGAGAAACTGTTTTATCCGGCGTCACATCGCAACCGGCATACTGGTCTTTGGCCGATGAAACCTTATCCGTTGCTGACGTAAGCGGTATCACTGCAGAAGGTCAGTATCGCTTAAATGTGGCAGATTCTGATGACTATACCGCTTTTAAAGTGTCGGCAGAGCGCGCCGAAGCATTGCATGATGCCAGCATAAAAGCCTATTACTTTAATCGCGCCAGCGCCGCTTTGGATCCAGCTTTTGCCGGTAAATGGCAGCGCGCAGCAGGCCACCCTGATACCCATATCATCAATTTGAATAACCCCGACCAACCCCTGTCCAGCCCCAGGGGCTGGTATGACGCTGGTGATTATAATAAATACATCGTTAATTCCGGCATTTCCACGTACACGTTAATGCGAGCCTATCTGGACTTCGCTGACTTTTATGACGGACGTACCTGGAATATTCCTGAATCAACCAATGCTCAGCCCGATTTGCTCGATGAGGTCAGTTGGAATTTGGCCTGGATGCTTACCATGCAGGACGCAGACGGAGGCGTGTTTCACAAACTTACCACACTTAATTTTGCCCCTGATGTCATGCCGGCACAAGCCACTGCACAGCGCTATGTTGTAGACAAAGGTACTGCAGCGACGCTCAATTTTGCCGGTGTCATGGCTACCGCCGCCCGCGTTTACCCGGACATGACAAATACCTATCTTTCGGCAGCAGAAGAAGCATGGCAGTGGGCAACAAGTCACCCTGACTTACCTTTTGCCAACCCGGAGAATGTGGTAACCGGGGAATACGGCGACAACGAATTCAACGACGAATTTGCCTGGGCCGCGACTGAACTGTATCTGACAACGGGTAATCAGGCTTACCTGACAGCAATGGACAATTATCTCGGCTATCCATCAACGCCGGGCTGGTCAAATACGATGGGCCTCGCCTATCTATCGCTACTGTCATCAGAGGGTCAGTCGACCCTGGGCCAACCGCGTTACAACGAACTTAAGGCGCGTTTTTTGGACTATGCCACCCAACTCGCTGAACGAGCACAGGTCTCACCGCTAAAAGTTGCCATGAACGGCAATGACTTTGTGTGGGGCAGTAACGGTGTGGCAATGAACCATGCAATGATGCTGGCTAAAGCCTATGAACTCAGTAACGACAGCAGCTACCTTGAAGCGATGACCGGGCTTGTTGACTATGTGTTGGGTAAAAATCCTACCGGCTACAGTTTCGTTACCGGCCATGGTGAACAGACACCGATGTTCATTCATCATCGTCAGTCGCATGCCGATGATATCGCCGAACCAGTACCCGGCTTTCTGGCCGGCGGCCCCCAAAACGGGCATCAGGATAATTGCAACTACTCGTCTTCGCTACCTGCCACATCGTATTTAGATGATTGGTGCAGTTATTCGACTAACGAAGTAACCATAAACTGGAATGCCCCCCTGGTGTATTCCGTTGCCGCATTGCTCAACTACAGCGAATAA
- the xylB gene encoding xylulokinase, protein MYIGIDLGTSGVKTILTDESGNVVDSASSSLSVSMPQALWSEQDPNDWWAATCDTLDSLKKRNDLAPVKAIGLAGQMHGATLLDKTGQVLRPAILWNDGRSEAQCKSLEATVASSRAITGNLVMPGFTAPKLLWVKEHEPHIFKQIDKVLLPKDFLRYKLTGEFASDMSDSAGTSWLNTGERCWSKSMLLACGLSEAHMPKLYEGNEITGHLTTEAAARWGMKAVPVVAGAGDNAAGAVGCGIVDAGQAMLSLGTSGVYFAVTKDYRSDPESAVHSFCHAVPDRWHLMSVMLSAASCLDWFAKNSGYADVGALFDDVVTNTQPDDPNTPYFLPYLTGERTPHNNPNAKAGFFGLTAATTRAHMAQAVVQGVSMALADGIDAVHGCGIKVDGISLIGGGVKSTYWRQLLADVSGIDMNFRKSGDVGPALGAARLAQMGVSPNTPVSDICPVPELVASYAPNSALKDYYAQRRQQFRELYFSLHSHF, encoded by the coding sequence ATGTATATTGGTATTGATCTTGGCACCTCAGGTGTCAAAACCATATTGACCGATGAAAGCGGCAATGTGGTTGACTCCGCCTCATCTTCGTTATCAGTTTCGATGCCACAAGCGCTTTGGTCTGAACAAGATCCAAATGATTGGTGGGCAGCAACTTGCGACACTTTGGATTCACTGAAAAAACGTAACGACTTAGCTCCGGTCAAAGCGATTGGTCTGGCAGGCCAAATGCACGGAGCTACGTTGTTAGATAAGACAGGGCAGGTACTACGTCCGGCCATACTATGGAATGACGGCCGTAGCGAAGCTCAGTGTAAATCGTTGGAAGCCACGGTTGCGAGTTCGCGGGCCATCACGGGCAACCTGGTAATGCCCGGTTTTACTGCGCCAAAACTGCTGTGGGTAAAAGAGCATGAGCCGCATATCTTTAAGCAAATTGACAAAGTATTACTGCCAAAAGACTTTCTGCGATATAAATTAACCGGCGAATTTGCGTCGGATATGTCTGACTCAGCGGGCACCAGTTGGCTCAACACCGGTGAGCGATGCTGGAGTAAATCCATGCTGCTGGCGTGTGGTTTAAGTGAAGCACATATGCCGAAACTGTACGAAGGTAATGAGATTACCGGCCACCTGACCACCGAGGCAGCAGCCAGATGGGGCATGAAAGCAGTGCCCGTTGTGGCCGGCGCAGGTGATAACGCGGCGGGGGCCGTAGGCTGTGGTATTGTTGACGCGGGTCAGGCGATGTTATCGCTGGGCACATCGGGGGTCTATTTTGCGGTAACGAAAGATTACCGTAGCGATCCTGAATCTGCTGTACACAGTTTTTGTCATGCCGTGCCCGATCGCTGGCATCTCATGTCGGTAATGTTAAGTGCAGCCAGTTGCCTGGATTGGTTCGCTAAAAACTCCGGCTACGCCGATGTGGGCGCGTTATTTGATGACGTGGTGACCAATACCCAACCGGATGATCCTAACACGCCCTATTTTTTACCTTATTTAACCGGTGAACGCACGCCTCATAACAACCCCAATGCTAAAGCTGGATTTTTCGGCCTCACTGCCGCCACGACCCGAGCCCACATGGCGCAAGCGGTTGTTCAGGGTGTCTCCATGGCACTGGCAGACGGCATAGACGCCGTGCATGGATGCGGCATTAAGGTAGACGGCATCAGCCTTATCGGTGGCGGTGTTAAAAGCACTTACTGGCGTCAGTTACTTGCCGATGTCAGCGGTATTGATATGAACTTCCGCAAAAGTGGCGATGTAGGACCAGCCCTTGGCGCAGCGCGCCTGGCGCAAATGGGCGTATCGCCGAACACCCCTGTCAGTGACATATGCCCGGTACCGGAACTGGTGGCCAGCTATGCCCCAAATAGTGCGCTTAAGGACTATTATGCGCAACGACGTCAGCAGTTTCGCGAGTTGTATTTCTCACTTCATTCACATTTTTAA
- a CDS encoding sialate O-acetylesterase — MIRLILLCTCLFSISVGATTTLHRLIADNAILQRDKPIPLTGTSDTTTPIQVYLNEQLLGETSATNGEWKYELPAQQAGGPHQLTIKADNPLTVTNLYFGDVWFTSGQSNMELTMARVEEAYPLDVAEANYPLIREFTVPDTYRFDGENTDYENGHWRSATQQNIRQLSAVAYYFARQLYLDQNVPIGIVNASLGGSPIEAWMHKDILAPYPDKIAEGVYFADPAVDASTRKTDQERADKWYSELHQKDQGLAEKWYASDFNDSDWQTIMMPGNLPAKADGFTGVWWLRKTIHLDQVPDEPLILRLGRIVDADEAYINGQKVGSTGYQYPPRRYQVAPELLKAGENVIAVRITANKMQTGFVKDKTYFLGTDNARHSLIGEWRYKVATEVSPVAGSTFIRWKPMGLFNAMIAPATDFPVTGAVWYQGESNSSSPNDYAAKLSAMIKHWRTRWQQPDMPFFVIQLTNFMAQQRHPVDSNWAVLRDQQQQVSELPNTASIVTIDLGEWNDIHPVNKAAVAKRLALAARNIAYGQDVAYQGPIATKAQFNEGKTTVYFDNTVGGLTAASSLRRSFALAGADGQYYWARTVMNKESVTLYSDKVTEPVTVRYGWADNPEPGLYNRAALPAAPFTLSIENAEASN; from the coding sequence TTGATTCGGTTAATTTTGCTTTGTACCTGCCTGTTCTCGATCTCTGTCGGGGCAACAACAACCCTACACCGATTGATCGCTGATAACGCGATATTACAACGCGATAAACCTATCCCCTTAACAGGCACCTCAGATACCACCACGCCTATTCAGGTTTACCTAAACGAGCAGTTACTCGGTGAAACTTCAGCTACAAACGGCGAGTGGAAGTATGAATTGCCCGCACAGCAAGCTGGCGGACCGCATCAACTCACCATAAAAGCAGATAATCCCCTTACTGTTACCAACCTCTATTTTGGTGATGTCTGGTTTACTTCCGGACAATCAAACATGGAGCTGACGATGGCTCGTGTTGAGGAAGCTTACCCCCTCGATGTTGCCGAGGCGAATTATCCTTTGATCCGCGAGTTTACGGTGCCGGATACGTACCGTTTCGATGGTGAGAACACAGATTACGAAAATGGTCACTGGCGCAGCGCCACCCAGCAAAATATTCGGCAACTCTCCGCCGTAGCCTACTACTTTGCCCGCCAACTTTACCTTGACCAAAACGTTCCCATTGGCATCGTGAACGCGTCGTTAGGTGGCTCGCCAATAGAAGCCTGGATGCACAAAGATATTCTGGCTCCGTACCCGGATAAAATTGCTGAAGGGGTATATTTCGCTGATCCAGCTGTGGATGCCAGCACACGTAAAACAGACCAGGAGCGCGCCGACAAATGGTACAGCGAACTGCATCAGAAAGACCAGGGTCTGGCCGAAAAGTGGTATGCATCCGACTTTAACGATAGCGACTGGCAAACCATAATGATGCCGGGTAATTTGCCCGCCAAAGCTGACGGATTCACCGGCGTGTGGTGGCTCCGCAAAACAATCCATCTTGACCAAGTGCCCGATGAGCCGCTCATTTTACGTCTGGGGCGCATTGTTGACGCCGATGAGGCCTACATTAACGGGCAAAAGGTCGGCAGCACCGGCTATCAGTATCCGCCACGACGATATCAGGTCGCGCCCGAATTACTCAAGGCGGGTGAGAATGTCATAGCGGTTCGCATCACCGCCAATAAAATGCAAACTGGTTTCGTTAAAGATAAAACTTACTTCTTAGGAACTGACAATGCCCGCCATAGCCTGATTGGCGAATGGCGCTACAAAGTTGCCACAGAAGTGTCGCCGGTGGCAGGCTCTACATTTATCCGCTGGAAGCCGATGGGCTTGTTCAATGCCATGATTGCTCCGGCAACTGATTTTCCTGTAACCGGAGCGGTATGGTACCAGGGTGAGTCAAACAGTAGTTCTCCTAACGACTATGCGGCCAAATTATCTGCCATGATTAAACACTGGCGCACGCGCTGGCAACAGCCGGATATGCCTTTTTTTGTGATCCAGTTAACCAATTTCATGGCCCAACAGCGCCATCCTGTCGACAGCAACTGGGCGGTACTTCGGGACCAGCAACAACAAGTCAGTGAGCTGCCCAATACGGCATCGATTGTGACCATTGACCTGGGTGAATGGAACGATATTCATCCGGTCAACAAAGCCGCAGTGGCAAAACGCTTAGCCCTTGCTGCGCGCAATATTGCTTATGGACAGGATGTTGCTTATCAAGGCCCGATTGCCACCAAAGCACAATTTAATGAGGGTAAAACCACGGTGTATTTTGACAATACTGTCGGCGGGCTTACCGCCGCCTCGTCTTTGCGACGCAGCTTCGCCCTCGCCGGCGCCGACGGGCAGTATTATTGGGCAAGAACGGTTATGAATAAGGAGTCAGTAACGCTATACAGCGACAAGGTGACAGAGCCGGTTACCGTACGTTATGGCTGGGCAGACAATCCGGAGCCAGGGCTATATAACCGGGCAGCACTGCCAGCGGCACCTTTCACGCTCAGTATTGAGAATGCAGAAGCATCTAATTAA